GAACATAAAAGAATATTCTTTGAGCCTTGGTTAGCTTATTTTTATATCAATTAATAAATCCTTGTTTGTTATTATTTACTAAACCCATAAATGAAAAATAATATTTCTAGTTAATCAAATGATAACTAAAAATATTATTTTTTTATGGTTTGTTCTTTTTTTAATTGTTATTAGGTAATTTAAAAACAATAAACTTAATTGTTTTCTTCTTTAAGCTAACTGGAGTGTTTTTTAGTATGTATTTAGCTGAAATCTTTTTAGCACCAAATCAAATTAAGAAATAAGTTAATGGGAAGTAGATTGATAACATTAAGATAATAATTGGTCATGCAATCTTTGGATTAGTCTTAGTATTAGTTGCTGATCCATAAACTGAATATGGCATTCCATCTTGGTTATGATAAACAAAAGGGATTGATGCTAAATAAATTGCATAAATGATTGGATAAATCATTCCAGGGATTAAGAAACTGTGAAACTTCTTAATGTTAGGGTTTGGATCTAATACGAACTTAACAAACGCACTGATAATAAACAACACTGGATTAAAGAAATGCACATAGATGTCTTTAAATAAATGGAAGTTAG
The Mycoplasma sp. E35C DNA segment above includes these coding regions:
- a CDS encoding DUF1600 domain-containing protein, coding for MNLSSSKKFSLTDWYNKLKKSQKLFFYVFWINLLGFVLVVDGIINSLLKNGEAYLNIDKFTNQSNVLLLIFSTFYVFMPKHSFIKNDKFLIATTTYILFTFVGYNFILNFMGDGYATKTNFHLFKDIYVHFFNPVLFIISAFVKFVLDPNPNIKKFHSFLIPGMIYPIIYAIYLASIPFVYHNQDGMPYSVYGSATNTKTNPKIAWPIIILMLSIYFPLTYFLIWFGAKKISAKYILKNTPVSLKKKTIKFIVFKLPNNN